Proteins co-encoded in one Elusimicrobiota bacterium genomic window:
- the amrS gene encoding AmmeMemoRadiSam system radical SAM enzyme, which produces MRKILVFLISVFLFLNTSLSAKEAKYYNKLEGNQVQCLLCPRECVLQEGQTGTCLVKKNEKGTLVSLVYAKVCSTNIDPIEKKPLFHFLPGSSTFSIATAGCTLRCVFCQNWEISQMSPQDVRSQTLYPEQIVKLAKENNCNSISYTYSEPTAFYEYMYDTSIIAHKNGIKNVEVTSGYINPEPLKELCTVLDAASVDLKGFSDRVYRRVSAAKLSPVLETLKIMKQKGVWLEVGYLVIPTINDSSEELKDFAMWVSANLGKEVPVHFLRFFPMHKLTQLPPTPIETLERAYNIAKSAGLNYVYLGNVPGHRTENTYCPNCKKMLIERKGYFVGKINLNKGRCKFCNYKIAGVWD; this is translated from the coding sequence ATGCGTAAAATATTGGTATTTCTTATTTCTGTCTTTTTGTTTCTCAATACATCTCTTTCAGCTAAAGAGGCGAAATACTACAACAAGCTTGAAGGAAACCAGGTTCAATGCCTTCTTTGCCCTAGAGAATGCGTGCTTCAGGAAGGACAAACAGGAACATGTTTAGTAAAGAAAAACGAAAAAGGGACTTTAGTAAGTCTTGTCTATGCTAAGGTATGCTCAACCAACATTGATCCGATAGAAAAAAAGCCTCTTTTTCATTTCTTGCCGGGCTCATCCACTTTTTCTATTGCAACCGCCGGCTGCACATTGCGTTGTGTTTTCTGCCAAAACTGGGAAATATCCCAAATGTCTCCGCAAGACGTAAGAAGTCAGACCCTTTATCCTGAGCAAATCGTAAAACTTGCGAAAGAAAATAACTGTAATTCCATATCCTACACTTACAGCGAGCCGACAGCTTTTTATGAATATATGTATGATACCTCAATTATTGCGCATAAAAACGGTATCAAAAATGTTGAGGTAACATCCGGCTATATTAATCCAGAACCTTTGAAAGAGTTATGCACTGTATTAGACGCTGCCAGCGTTGACCTGAAAGGCTTTTCTGACCGGGTCTATAGAAGGGTTTCCGCAGCAAAACTTTCGCCCGTACTAGAAACGTTGAAAATAATGAAACAGAAAGGAGTCTGGCTTGAAGTCGGCTATCTTGTAATTCCCACTATCAATGACAGCTCAGAAGAACTTAAGGACTTCGCAATGTGGGTTTCAGCAAATCTCGGCAAAGAGGTACCTGTGCATTTTTTAAGATTTTTTCCGATGCATAAACTCACCCAGCTTCCGCCGACCCCGATAGAAACACTTGAAAGGGCCTACAATATTGCCAAAAGTGCGGGCTTAAATTATGTCTACCTGGGCAATGTACCCGGTCACAGAACTGAAAATACGTATTGCCCGAATTGTAAAAAAATGCTAATAGAAAGAAAAGGATATTTCGTAGGAAAAATAAATTTAAATAAAGGGCGCTGCAAATTCTGTAATTATAAAATTGCGGGGGTCTGGGATTAA